TGAAatgtttcaaaaaaaaaaaaaataatataaaaaaaataaagcgGTAAATGGCGTGTCACTAgctataaatttttaaataaatttttttttttaatttttttaatttttttaatttttaaattattatatcaaGTAAATTCATAGAATTTTAAGGAAATAATATGACATATCCTATGTGTTAGgtattaacatataatatgcatgtaatatattatagCTCTAGTGATGATAAATTTTGcataaacaaaattattataccttcgtaaattgttaatatttgtattatggaatatataaaaattttaattgtaaacaaatttaaaaagaGCTATCAGGTGTAATAACaacattataaatatatgaaatatttttatacttaaataaggtaattataaatttgtggatagaaataaaaatttattaaagtggtgtgttatttttttatgaaaataatataatattttataaatattttaattaaaaaaaacataaaaatataataatttatatttggtGAACAAAAAACGATTGAAAAGGCTGGGCAgagaaaataaatgaaagGGATAGAATAAAACAGTAtatagcaaaaaaaaaaaaaaaaaaaaaaaacatatataaatatataggcagtgaaataaaaaaaaaaaaaattagtttATAAATATCgccattataatatatatgtaagaAAAGTACTACAAATAAGTGTCCTACCCCATTTTATGTGcctataaatttaaaaaatataatgaggGTAAGAACGAAAATTCTAtataatttacaaaaatgTTGCTACATATAATTACCACCATTTGAAATCAatcaaaaatgtaaaaaagtaaaaaaaaaaaaaaaggaaggtacaatattcatttttttaatagaaAAATGAGTTAAAGAATGGGTTGGCATTATTTTGTGTGTTGCTATTTTCATCTTCGTCATATTGTACTTTTTCGtcttcttttatattttttttatcttctaaatattttaaataattatgaaataCTAACAAATGATGGTGACATAAATAATTGAATGAATTCAATTTATTAATAGAACTTATGGATATACTTAAATCCTCATTTATACTAATAGTATTGCAAACCCcaaatatttgtattatatcatttatttttatatcattttttttttcatgtgAGGAATTAAAAGAATATGTTAAAAGATATTTTGCTTTTATATATCCTGTAGTATCATCAattgtataaattataaattcttttttttcttcaataCTTAATACAAATCCAACTATTTTAATaagatttaattttttattccaaATGGTTAGTTTATTTCTATCTCTTTTATATGCTCTTATTAACATACTAATATTTGTATGCATAAAATTGGCCTcgttattttcttcttttaatTCATCATTAAAATAACCGCTCTCGATATTTAAGTTTGTGAATGTGccagacattttttttttataccgTTGTGAATATTTTacttatgttttttataatttttaagtgtgtgtgtatatatgtataaatatgggaataaatttatatgcctgagaaaatatatatcatcttCAGTCCAAAGGAATATTCAatccatatatttatttcgaGCAATGTGTT
Above is a window of Plasmodium yoelii strain 17X genome assembly, chromosome: 9 DNA encoding:
- a CDS encoding nucleic acid binding protein, putative; this translates as MSGTFTNLNIESGYFNDELKEENNEANFMHTNISMLIRAYKRDRNKLTIWNKKLNLIKIVGFVLSIEEKKEFIIYTIDDTTGYIKAKYLLTYSFNSSHEKKNDIKINDIIQIFGVCNTISINEDLSISISSINKLNSFNYLCHHHLLVFHNYLKYLEDKKNIKEDEKVQYDEDENSNTQNNANPFFNSFFY